AGGATTCGCTCAAGACGATGAGCTATCCCGACTTCCTCGGCGTGGTCGCCAGCGGCCGCAAGAACGTCTCCACGGCGCAGGAGAATGTGATGCCGGCTTTCGGCGATAACCCGAACGTCGGCTGTTACATGGACGACCTCTACGTCTATCTCCGTGCCCGCGCCAACGATGCGGTCGGACGCGTTCGGCCCGCAAAGCACGAAGACAAGACCGAGGCTTACACCAAGGCCGAAAGCAGTTGCATGGGAAAATGACGAACGCATGGATCCGCGGATGACAGCATGCCCGACGGTCGTGCGAAGCGAAACAGGAGTATGAAATGAAGACGCGCGCCGCTGTCGCTTTCGCAGCCAAGAAGCCGCTTGAAATCGTCGAAGTCGATCTGGAGGGGCCGAAGGCCGGTGAGGTCCTGGTCGAGATCAAGGCGACCGGAATCTGTCACACCGATGCCTACACGCTCGATGGCTTCGACAGCGAGGGAATCTTTCCGTCGATTCTCGGTCACGAGGGTGCCGGCGTGGTTCGCGAGGTCGGTCCGGGCGTGACGTCGGTCAAGCCGGGCGATCATGTGATTCCGCTCTACACGCCGGAATGCCGCCAGTGCAAAAGCTGCCTGAGCCAGAAGACCAACCTGTGCACCGCGATCCGTGCAACGCAAGGCAAGGGCGTCATGCCCGACGGGACATCGCGGTTCAGCTATCAGGGCAAGCCGATCTTCCACTACATGGGTTGCTCGACCTTTTCCAACTTCACCGTGCTGCCGGAAATCGCGGTGGCGAAGATCCGCGAGGACGCGCCGTTCGACAAGAGTTGCTATATCGGATGCGGCGTGACGACCGGCGTCGGCGCGGTGGTCAACACCGCGAAGGTAACCCCGGGCTCCAACGTGGTGGTGTTCGGGCTTGGCGGAATCGGTCTCAACGTCATCCAGGGCGCCAAGATGGTCGGCGCCGACAAGATCATCGGCGTCGACCTCAACGATTCCAAGGAAGACTGGGGCCGCCGTTTCGGCATGACCCACTTCGTCAACCCGTCCAAGGTCGGCGGCGACGTCGTCCAGCATCTGGTTGGACTGACCGACGGCGGCGCCGACTTCACCTTCGACTGCACCGGCAATACCAATGTGATGCGCCAGGCACTCGAAGCCTGTCATCGTGGTTGGGGTGTGTCCGTGGTTATCGGCGTCGCGGAAGCCGGCAAGGAAATCGCCACCCGGCCGTTTCAACTGGTGACTGGCCGGGTCTGGAAAGGCACGGCGTTCGGCGGTGCGCGAGGCCGTACCGATGTCCCCAAAATCGTCGACTGGTACATGAACGGAAAGATCGAGATCGATCCGATGATCACCCATGTCCTCAAGCTCGAGGAGATCAACAAGGGTTTCGATCTGATGCACGAAGGCAAGTCGATCCGTTCGGTCGTCGTGTTCTGAGTCAAAAACGGCAAACATCAGGAGGATAGACCCATGACTGTTCATATCCACCCATCGGTAGACAACGGCGTAAAGAAGGGTTCGGGGAATTTTGCCGGCGGCACCCTGGTCTGCAAATGCAAGGACAAGCCGGTCAAGGTGGTCATCAAGGGCGATGTCGCCCACAACCACGCCTGCGGCTGCACCAAATGCTGGAAGCCGGAGGGCGCGACCTTCTCCGTGGTCGCCGTGGTGCCGCGCGACAATGTCAAGGTGACCGAGAACGGCGACAAGCTTCAGATCGTCGATTCCTCGGCGACGATCCAGCGCTACGCCTGCAAGGTTTGCGGCACGCATATGTACGGCCGCATCGAGAACAAGGGGCACCCGTTCTATGGCCTTGACTTCATCCACCCCGAGCTGTTCCAGGAAGGCGGCTGGGCGGCCCCCGGGTTTGCGGCCTTCGTGTCGTCGGTACTGGAATCTGGGGTCAAGCCGGAGGAAATGAGCGGAATCAGGTCTCGGCTCAAGGAGCTTGGGCTAGAGCCCTATGATTGCCTGAACCCGCCATTGATGGATGCGATCGCCGCCCACGTAGCAAAATCCAAGGCGGCCTGATTAAGGCGGCCTGATCAAGGCGGCCTGATTTCGGCTCGTTCCGATCCGGTGCATTCATCCGATCCGCTGGCAGCCCATCGCTGCCGGCGGATTTGCTTTGGGCATCGGAGACGGCCCGTTCGGGTCCGGAGTTCGCGGGTTTTTTGTCGACCATGCCCGCAGCGAGGGCTATCCCGCGCATGGTCGTTTCCTGTTGGCTGGCGGGATTTTGCCTTTCCCGTGATATCAAGCTGGCGCGCCCCGATGATTTCACGCCCGTGAAGCCGGCGGGGCAAGGTGCAAATCCAGCCTGAACATCGAAAGAGTTTTTCATGACTGCAGCGATCAAGCCTTACTGCATTTCGGTTGGCGACGAGGTGCTCGACGACCTGAAGTCGCGGTTGCGCAACACGCGCTGGCCGGAGGCCGAACTGGTCGGCGACTGGAGCCAGGGCGCGCCCTTGAAGTGGATCAGGGACATCTGCCGTTACTGGGCCGAGGACTATGACTGGCGCCAGCGCGAGGCGCGGCTCAACCGTTTTGCGCAATTCACCACCGAGATCGACGGGCTTGGCATTCACTTCCTGCACGTTCGCTCAAAGCATCCCGACGCGATGCCGCTGATCATCACCCACGGCTGGCCCGGTTCGGTGGTCGAATTCCACAAGGTCATCGAGCCGTTGACCGATCCGACCGCGCATGGCGGCAACGCCGCCGATGCGTTTCACGTCGTCTGCCCGTCGCTGCCCGGCTTCGGCTTTTCCGAGAAGCCGGCGACCTCAGGCTGGGGCGTCGATCGGATCGCGTCGGCGTGGGCCGTGTTGATGGATCGGCTGGGATATGCGCGCTACGGCGCGCAAGGCGGCGACTGGGGATCGGCAGTGACGACTGCGCTCGGCGCGCAGGATCCCGATCACTGTGCCGGCATTCACATCACGCTGGCCATGGGGGCCCGGCCCAATGTCGAGGGGCAGCCGACGCCGGAGGAAGCGCGGGCGCTGCAGGGACTCACCTATTACGCCGACTGGGATTCCGGCTATTCCAAGCAGCAATCGACCCGGCCGCAAACGCTGGGATACGCACTGACGGACTCGCCGAGCGGGCAGGCCGCCTGGATCCTGGAAAAATTCTGGGCCTGGACCGATTGCGACGGACACCCCGAAAACATTCTCGGCCGTGACGAACTGCTCGACAATGTCATGCTGTACTGGGTCACGGCGACGGCCGCCTCGTCGGCCCGTCTGTATTGGGAGAGCTTTGGCCCGAAGCGCCGCACCGCCCACAAGGTCACAGTACCGACCGGCGTCGCCGTCTTCCCCAAGGAGATCGTGACACCGGTGCGCAAGTGGATGGAGCCGAACTTCACCAATATCCAGCATTGGCGCGAAATGCCGAAGGGCGGCCACTTCGCAGCCTTCGAGCAGCCTGAACTGTTCGTGCCTGAAGTGCGGGACTTCTTCCGGACCTTACGGCAGCCCTCCGCATAAAGTCGGCTACCCGAGTGTCCGACTCGCGGCTAGATTCGCAGCCATCAAGGCTCGCCCGGAGGGGGAACAAGAAGCCACACCAGCCATGGAGTGGATAGCTATGCTTGCTTTGATCGAAGGGCATCCGAACGTCGATGTCATTATTTTCTATATTCTCGCGACCGCGATACTGACAGTTTCCCTCTATCGCCATCATCGAAAGACAAGCTAGCCAGAGACGCCTGCGGTCTCGATTTCCGCGTCCGCTGGTGGCTCGTCGTGATGATCGCCTCGACCTGCAACCGCGGCAAGGCTATCATCGCCATGACGGATGCAAGCTGGTTCACGCTTCCTTCAGCTAAATGCACATCGCATGCTTGTGTGCCGCCGCATGCATGTGTGGTCCTCGCAAATCCCCCTGACAAGATCAGGCCAAACGTGCACACTGCGCCATAGGACATGCAATTGTCCGAGGCTGGGAGGTGCTCTGATGCGGACTGACCGTGAGTTGCCGGGAACCGGACGCACACCTCCGCAGGCTGCGAAATCGAAACATTCGGGCCATCTCACGCGCCGGAGTCTGCTTGCCAGCGCCGCGCTTTTGATCATGACCTCAGGCGTCAGCGCGCGGGCGGTGACGAAAGTGCTGCCCTGGCAGCCCAACGATGCCTATCCGGTGCCGCCGGTGATTCCCGGCGGCTATCTCTTCTTTACGCCTGCGGAAGCCGCCACCGTCGATGCCATCGTCGATCGCCTGATCCCGACCGACGATCTCGGCCCCGGTGCCAGG
The Bradyrhizobium sp. KBS0727 genome window above contains:
- a CDS encoding c-type cytochrome, methanol metabolism-related, with product MASGGIACAEDAADPTAVKSEDGKYLDKEGSPTFKVAADGTVDWYTYSGYRRYHSECHVCHGPDGMGSTYAPALKDSLKTMSYPDFLGVVASGRKNVSTAQENVMPAFGDNPNVGCYMDDLYVYLRARANDAVGRVRPAKHEDKTEAYTKAESSCMGK
- a CDS encoding S-(hydroxymethyl)glutathione dehydrogenase/class III alcohol dehydrogenase; the protein is MKTRAAVAFAAKKPLEIVEVDLEGPKAGEVLVEIKATGICHTDAYTLDGFDSEGIFPSILGHEGAGVVREVGPGVTSVKPGDHVIPLYTPECRQCKSCLSQKTNLCTAIRATQGKGVMPDGTSRFSYQGKPIFHYMGCSTFSNFTVLPEIAVAKIREDAPFDKSCYIGCGVTTGVGAVVNTAKVTPGSNVVVFGLGGIGLNVIQGAKMVGADKIIGVDLNDSKEDWGRRFGMTHFVNPSKVGGDVVQHLVGLTDGGADFTFDCTGNTNVMRQALEACHRGWGVSVVIGVAEAGKEIATRPFQLVTGRVWKGTAFGGARGRTDVPKIVDWYMNGKIEIDPMITHVLKLEEINKGFDLMHEGKSIRSVVVF
- the gfa gene encoding S-(hydroxymethyl)glutathione synthase, with product MTVHIHPSVDNGVKKGSGNFAGGTLVCKCKDKPVKVVIKGDVAHNHACGCTKCWKPEGATFSVVAVVPRDNVKVTENGDKLQIVDSSATIQRYACKVCGTHMYGRIENKGHPFYGLDFIHPELFQEGGWAAPGFAAFVSSVLESGVKPEEMSGIRSRLKELGLEPYDCLNPPLMDAIAAHVAKSKAA
- a CDS encoding epoxide hydrolase family protein encodes the protein MTAAIKPYCISVGDEVLDDLKSRLRNTRWPEAELVGDWSQGAPLKWIRDICRYWAEDYDWRQREARLNRFAQFTTEIDGLGIHFLHVRSKHPDAMPLIITHGWPGSVVEFHKVIEPLTDPTAHGGNAADAFHVVCPSLPGFGFSEKPATSGWGVDRIASAWAVLMDRLGYARYGAQGGDWGSAVTTALGAQDPDHCAGIHITLAMGARPNVEGQPTPEEARALQGLTYYADWDSGYSKQQSTRPQTLGYALTDSPSGQAAWILEKFWAWTDCDGHPENILGRDELLDNVMLYWVTATAASSARLYWESFGPKRRTAHKVTVPTGVAVFPKEIVTPVRKWMEPNFTNIQHWREMPKGGHFAAFEQPELFVPEVRDFFRTLRQPSA